One genomic segment of Lysobacter sp. 5GHs7-4 includes these proteins:
- a CDS encoding aldo/keto reductase, which produces MDTRFLGNSGFKVPALGFGAGTFGGKGPLFSAWGNTDVAQARRLIEICLDAGVNLFDTADVYSDGASESILGAAIQGRRDQVILSTKLSLRAGEGANDVGASRHHLIRGVDRALQRLGTDYIDLLQLHHFDAQTPVEQVMSTLDDLVRAGKLRYLGVSNYSGWQLMKSQAVADRYGYSRFVANQTYYSLVGRDYEWELMPLAQDQGVGAVVWSPLGWGRLTGKIRRGQPLPEGSRLHDTAGFAPPVDEARLYDIVDALDEVAAETGKTVPQIALNWLLQRPTVSSVLIGARNEEQLRQNLGAVGWNLSAEQVAKLDAASRVTPPYPYYPYWNGMFAERTPAPV; this is translated from the coding sequence ATGGACACCCGCTTTCTCGGCAACTCCGGCTTCAAGGTGCCGGCCCTGGGCTTCGGCGCCGGCACCTTCGGCGGCAAGGGCCCGCTGTTCAGCGCCTGGGGCAATACCGACGTCGCGCAAGCGCGGCGCCTGATCGAGATCTGCCTGGACGCCGGCGTCAACCTGTTCGACACCGCCGACGTGTATTCCGACGGCGCCTCCGAATCCATCCTCGGCGCCGCCATCCAGGGCCGCCGCGACCAGGTCATCCTGTCGACCAAGCTCAGCCTGCGCGCCGGCGAAGGCGCCAACGACGTCGGCGCCTCGCGCCACCACCTGATCCGCGGCGTAGACCGCGCCCTGCAGCGCCTGGGCACCGACTACATCGACCTGCTGCAGCTGCACCACTTCGATGCGCAGACGCCGGTCGAGCAGGTCATGTCCACGCTGGACGACCTGGTGCGCGCCGGCAAGCTGCGCTACCTGGGCGTGTCCAACTACTCCGGCTGGCAGCTGATGAAGTCGCAGGCCGTCGCCGACCGTTACGGCTACTCGCGCTTCGTCGCCAACCAGACCTACTACTCGCTGGTCGGCCGCGACTACGAATGGGAGCTGATGCCGCTGGCCCAGGACCAGGGCGTGGGCGCGGTGGTGTGGAGCCCGCTGGGCTGGGGCCGCCTGACCGGCAAGATCCGCCGCGGCCAGCCGCTGCCCGAGGGCAGCCGTCTGCACGACACCGCCGGCTTTGCGCCGCCGGTGGACGAGGCGCGTCTGTACGACATCGTCGATGCGCTGGACGAAGTCGCCGCGGAAACCGGCAAGACCGTGCCGCAGATCGCGCTGAACTGGCTGCTGCAGCGCCCGACCGTGTCGAGCGTGCTGATCGGCGCGCGCAACGAGGAACAGCTGCGGCAGAACCTGGGCGCGGTGGGCTGGAACCTCAGCGCCGAGCAGGTCGCCAAGCTCGACGCCGCCAGCCGCGTCACGCCGCCTTATCCCTATTACCCGTATTGGAACGGCATGTTCGCCGAGCGCACGCCGGCGCCGGTCTAA
- a CDS encoding SDR family oxidoreductase: protein MNTASLSDWTAVVTGSTAGIGYAIAEELARAGAQVVVNGRSQARVDAALDSLRAAVPHAQLRGVAADLASAQGAADFIAAVPQTDILINNLGIFVPTDFADIGDDEWQRLWDANVMSGVRLSRHYFGGMLERDRGRVVFLSSESGLQIPAEMIHYGVTKAAQIALARGMAQLTTGTAVTVNSVLAGPTRSEGVGVFVEQLAQQQGVSTADFEKQFFDTARPTSLLRRFAEPAEIARVVAFVASPAASVVNGAAIRAEGGLVLSAF, encoded by the coding sequence ATGAACACCGCATCCCTGTCCGATTGGACCGCCGTGGTCACCGGTTCCACCGCCGGCATCGGCTACGCCATCGCCGAGGAACTCGCGCGCGCCGGCGCGCAGGTCGTGGTCAACGGCCGCAGCCAGGCCCGCGTCGACGCCGCTCTGGACTCGCTGCGCGCGGCCGTGCCGCACGCGCAGCTGCGCGGCGTCGCCGCCGACCTCGCCAGCGCGCAGGGCGCGGCCGACTTCATCGCCGCCGTGCCGCAGACCGACATCCTGATCAACAACCTCGGCATCTTCGTGCCCACCGATTTCGCCGACATCGGCGACGACGAGTGGCAGCGCCTGTGGGACGCCAACGTGATGAGCGGCGTGCGCCTGTCGCGACACTACTTCGGCGGCATGCTGGAACGCGACCGCGGCCGCGTGGTGTTCCTGTCCAGCGAATCGGGCCTGCAGATTCCGGCCGAGATGATCCACTACGGCGTGACCAAGGCCGCGCAGATCGCGCTGGCGCGCGGCATGGCCCAGCTCACCACCGGTACCGCGGTCACGGTCAATTCGGTGCTAGCCGGCCCCACCCGCTCGGAAGGCGTGGGCGTGTTCGTCGAGCAGCTGGCCCAGCAGCAGGGCGTGAGCACGGCCGACTTCGAGAAACAGTTCTTCGACACCGCGCGCCCCACCTCGCTGCTGCGCCGCTTCGCCGAACCGGCCGAGATCGCGCGCGTGGTCGCCTTCGTCGCCAGCCCGGCGGCCTCGGTGGTCAACGGCGCAGCGATTCGCGCCGAGGGCGGCCTGGTGCTGTCCGCGTTCTGA